Proteins encoded by one window of Arachis ipaensis cultivar K30076 chromosome B04, Araip1.1, whole genome shotgun sequence:
- the LOC107639452 gene encoding uncharacterized protein LOC107639452 isoform X5: MCVGGPVWALDWCPQIDERPDCSAKCEFVAVATHPPGSSYHKMGAPLTGRGVIQIWCLLNIREQDEEKCYSTNKGKRRPKKDKSTKVTRPRGRPRKNPKGKVIDNTNSETPQYVPALDVQFPESSSELPASDGVCWNNEEILPIIDMSRRGHKIIEASTEKSAQIKRPRGRPKKSSKEATVCSSNSENQAVQAHAVQVPEDSAEINFSDAADGNRNESALQQCSVAKQKQTKKAASACSTVLETHVKSSRLKANHRDVGCNEDVALLTQVENDSSQPHGSSAMGNVVAPNSISGNVTMPKLVSCLAHNGKVAWDVKWQPPNMYDPVSKHRMGYLAVLLGNGSLEVWEVPLPRVLREIYKHRDGTDPRFIKLAPVFKCSMLKRGGKQSIPLTVEWSVMPPHDYLLVGCHDGMVALWKFSIKTSSKCDDTKPVLCFRGDAAPIRAVAWAPFEGDPESFNIIVTAGHEGLKFWDLRNPFRPLRSMQPVPRNIYSLDWLPKPSCIIMSFEDGTMKTISLVKVANEFPVNGKTYNGKRQPWLHTYSVSSSAIWNVQVSRNTGMVAYCGADGTVFRFQLTTKAVEIGDSHHTVPFFLCGSVTEEDSTLVVNSSVSTGPFPLKRSIERVRHAQSFRDLLRKSATGEMAKASNPDSHTSALCGDDDLGMASECEEALSSVKEPKRRKLTGSDKKKPAESNSLVYKDDAPTSNLGDDTEKADFGHIPEVFPSKMVALHRVRWNMNKGSERWLCFGGAGGIVRCQEFVYTDIDRRWALKR; the protein is encoded by the exons ATGTGTGTTGGAGGCCCTGTATGGGCGTTAGATTGGTGCCCTCAGATAGATGAAAGGCCTGATTGTTCAGCTAAATGTGAG TTTGTTGCTGTTGCTACTCATCCACCTGGTTCTTCTTACCACAAGATGGGTGCCCCACTGACTGGTAGAGGTGTTATACAAATATGGTGTCTTCTAAATATCCGCGAGCAGGATGAAGAAAAATGTTATTCAACAAATAAGGGGAAAAGAAGACCTAAAAAAGACAAGTCAACAAAGGTGACGAGGCCTAGAGGAAGACCTAGAAAGAATCCCAAAGGAAAAGTAATTGATAACACAAATAGTGAAACCCCGCAGTACGTACCAGCCCTAGATGTTCAGTTTCCAGAAAGTTCTTCTGAGCTTCCTGCTTCAGATGGGGTTTGTTGGAACAATGAAGAAATATTACCTATCATTGACATGAGTAGAAGAGGACATAAAATAATTGAGGCCTCAACTGAAAAATCAGCACAAATAAAGAGGCCTAGAGGAAGGCCTAAAAAGAGTTCAAAAGAAGCTACTGTATGTTCTTCAAATTCTGAGAATCAAGCTGTGCAAGCTCATGCAGTTCAGGTTCCAGAAGATTCAGCAGAAATAAATTTTTCAGATGCAGCTGATGGAAATCGCAATGAATCAGCCTTGCAACAGTGTTCAGTTGCAAAGCAGAAACAAACCAAGAAAGCTGCTTCTGCATGCAGTACTGTCTTAGAAACTCATGTTAAAAGTAGTAGGTTGAAAGCTAACCATAGGGATGTGGGATGCAACGAAGATGTGGCACTATTGACGCAGGTTGAGAATGACTCAAGTCAACCTCATGGCAGCTCTGCAATGGGTAATGTAGTCGCCCCTAATTCTATTTCAGGGAATGTGACTATGCCAAAACTTGTGTCTTGCCTAGCTCATAATGGAAAGGTGGCATGGGATGTGAAATGGCAACCGCCCAACATGTATGACCCAGTAAGCAAACACCGAATGGGCTATCTTGCTGTCTTGTTGGGCAACGGATCTCTAGAAGT GTGGGAGGTTCCTCTTCCTCGTGTGTTGAGGGAGATTTATAAGCATAGGGACGGCACTGATCCTCGTTTTATAAAATTGGCACCTGTATTTAAATGCTCAATGTTGAAGCGTGGTGGAAAACAAAG CATTCCGTTGACAGTGGAGTGGTCGGTCATGCCCCCTCATGACTATTTACTTGTGGGCTGCCATGATGGAATG GTTGCTTTGTGGAAATTCTCTATAAAGACTTCATCTAAATGTGATG ATACAAAGCCTGTGCTTTGTTTCAGGGGAGATGCAGCTCCTATTAGAGCCGTTGCCTGGGCACCATTTGAAGG TGATCCTGAGAGTTTCAATATAATAGTTACTGCTGGACATGAAGGCCTTAAGTTTTGGGACCTGCG TAATCCATTTCGTCCTTTGAGGAGTATGCAACCTGTGCCAAGAAACATATATAGTCTGGATTGGTTGCCAAAGCCAAG TTGCATCATTATGTCCTTTGAAGATGGGACAATGAAAACCATTAGCTTGGTGAAGGTTGCAAATGAATTCCCTGTAAATGGAAAAACATACAATGGGAAAAGACAACCGTGGTTGCACACTTATTCAGTCTCATCATCTGCCATATGGAATGTTCAAGTGTCACGTAACACAG GCATGGTTGCATACTGTGGTGCAGATGGTACTGTCTTCCGTTTTCAG CTTACGACTAAAGCAGTAGAAATAGGTGATTCACACCATACTGTTCCATTCTTCCTCTGTGGGTCAGTAACTGAGGAGGACTCAACTCTTGTGGTCAATAGTTCAGTTTCAACTGGTCCCTTTCCATTAAAGAGGTCCATCGAAAGGGTTCGGCATGCTCAATCTTTTCGAGACTTGCTGAGAAAAAGTGCAACCGGTGAGATGGCGAAGGCTTCGAATCCTGATTCTCATACTTCAG CGCTCTGTGGTGATGACGATTTGGGTATGGCATCAGAATGTGAGGAAGCATTGTCTTCCGTGAAGGAGCCCAAAAGACGAAAACTGACTGGTAGCGACAAGAAAAAACCAGCAGAAAGTAATTCTCTTGTTTACAAAGATGATGCGCCGACAAGTAATCTCGGGGATGATACTGAGAAGGCAGATTTTGGTCATATACCAGAAGTCTTTCCTTCCAAAATGGTAGCTTTGCATAGAGTGAGATGGAACATGAACAAGGGTAGTGAGAGATGGTTGTGCTTTGGTGGAGCCGGTGGAATTGTACGTTGTCAGGAGTTTGTTTACACTGATATTGATCGGAGATGGGCCTTGAAGAGGTGA
- the LOC107639452 gene encoding uncharacterized protein LOC107639452 isoform X4, which translates to MEADELCIAELFGLKGKKNTKKNMKTKPKKDGNVPEDSALANSGADSGATATAVSIDNGGGNDVGASNNATNSSGIRVSSFDYSAENFFRYIDDIAALCGEDQNTDFDHSDVQRFSSSLTFLREWRDFRYPPKSIRFGYITERCQSSEEKDAGAITLPQFSSATVPQCDVQSKEHPVDTKLQESRCRDFVMCVGGPVWALDWCPQIDERPDCSAKCEFVAVATHPPGSSYHKMGAPLTGRGVIQIWCLLNIREQDEEKCYSTNKGKRRPKKDKSTKVTRPRGRPRKNPKGKVIDNTNSETPQYVPALDVQFPESSSELPASDGVCWNNEEILPIIDMSRRGHKIIEASTEKSAQIKRPRGRPKKSSKEATVCSSNSENQAVQAHAVQVPEDSAEINFSDAADGNRNESALQQCSVAKQKQTKKAASACSTVLETHVKSSRLKANHRDVGCNEDVALLTQVENDSSQPHGSSAMGNVVAPNSISGNVTMPKLVSCLAHNGKVAWDVKWQPPNMYDPVSKHRMGYLAVLLGNGSLEVWEVPLPRVLREIYKHRDGTDPRFIKLAPVFKCSMLKRGGKQSIPLTVEWSVMPPHDYLLVGCHDGMVALWKFSIKTSSKCDDTKPVLCFRGDAAPIRAVAWAPFEGDPESFNIIVTAGHEGLKFWDLRCIIMSFEDGTMKTISLVKVANEFPVNGKTYNGKRQPWLHTYSVSSSAIWNVQVSRNTGMVAYCGADGTVFRFQLTTKAVEIGDSHHTVPFFLCGSVTEEDSTLVVNSSVSTGPFPLKRSIERVRHAQSFRDLLRKSATGEMAKASNPDSHTSALCGDDDLGMASECEEALSSVKEPKRRKLTGSDKKKPAESNSLVYKDDAPTSNLGDDTEKADFGHIPEVFPSKMVALHRVRWNMNKGSERWLCFGGAGGIVRCQEFVYTDIDRRWALKR; encoded by the exons ATGGAAGCAGACGAGCTTTGCATCGCTGAACTTTTTGGCCTCAAAGGAAAGAAGAACACTAAGAAGAACATGAAAACAAAACCAAAGAAGGATGGAAATGTTCCAGAAGATTCTGCACTGGCAAACAGTGGCGCTGATTCTGGTGCTACTGCTACAGCTGTAAGCATTGACAATGGTGGTGGTAACGATGTTGGCGCTAGTAACAATGCTACTAATAGTAGCGGGATTAGGGTTTCTTCATTTGACTATTCTGCTGAGAATTTCTTCAGATACATTGATGACATTGCGGCACTATGCGGGGAAGATCAGAATACTGATTTTGATCACAGTGACGTTCAGAGATTCTCTTCCTCCCTCACATTTTTAAG AGAATGGAGAGATTTTAGGTATCCACCAAAAAGCATTAGGTTTGGTTACATAACTGAGAGATGTCAGAGCTCTGAGGAAAAAGATGCTGGAGCCATAACTTTGCCTCAGTTCTCATCAGCCACTGTTCCCCAG TGTGATGTGCAAAGCAAAGAGCATCCTGTGGATACCAAATTGCAGGAATCCAG ATGCAGAGACTTTGTGATGTGTGTTGGAGGCCCTGTATGGGCGTTAGATTGGTGCCCTCAGATAGATGAAAGGCCTGATTGTTCAGCTAAATGTGAG TTTGTTGCTGTTGCTACTCATCCACCTGGTTCTTCTTACCACAAGATGGGTGCCCCACTGACTGGTAGAGGTGTTATACAAATATGGTGTCTTCTAAATATCCGCGAGCAGGATGAAGAAAAATGTTATTCAACAAATAAGGGGAAAAGAAGACCTAAAAAAGACAAGTCAACAAAGGTGACGAGGCCTAGAGGAAGACCTAGAAAGAATCCCAAAGGAAAAGTAATTGATAACACAAATAGTGAAACCCCGCAGTACGTACCAGCCCTAGATGTTCAGTTTCCAGAAAGTTCTTCTGAGCTTCCTGCTTCAGATGGGGTTTGTTGGAACAATGAAGAAATATTACCTATCATTGACATGAGTAGAAGAGGACATAAAATAATTGAGGCCTCAACTGAAAAATCAGCACAAATAAAGAGGCCTAGAGGAAGGCCTAAAAAGAGTTCAAAAGAAGCTACTGTATGTTCTTCAAATTCTGAGAATCAAGCTGTGCAAGCTCATGCAGTTCAGGTTCCAGAAGATTCAGCAGAAATAAATTTTTCAGATGCAGCTGATGGAAATCGCAATGAATCAGCCTTGCAACAGTGTTCAGTTGCAAAGCAGAAACAAACCAAGAAAGCTGCTTCTGCATGCAGTACTGTCTTAGAAACTCATGTTAAAAGTAGTAGGTTGAAAGCTAACCATAGGGATGTGGGATGCAACGAAGATGTGGCACTATTGACGCAGGTTGAGAATGACTCAAGTCAACCTCATGGCAGCTCTGCAATGGGTAATGTAGTCGCCCCTAATTCTATTTCAGGGAATGTGACTATGCCAAAACTTGTGTCTTGCCTAGCTCATAATGGAAAGGTGGCATGGGATGTGAAATGGCAACCGCCCAACATGTATGACCCAGTAAGCAAACACCGAATGGGCTATCTTGCTGTCTTGTTGGGCAACGGATCTCTAGAAGT GTGGGAGGTTCCTCTTCCTCGTGTGTTGAGGGAGATTTATAAGCATAGGGACGGCACTGATCCTCGTTTTATAAAATTGGCACCTGTATTTAAATGCTCAATGTTGAAGCGTGGTGGAAAACAAAG CATTCCGTTGACAGTGGAGTGGTCGGTCATGCCCCCTCATGACTATTTACTTGTGGGCTGCCATGATGGAATG GTTGCTTTGTGGAAATTCTCTATAAAGACTTCATCTAAATGTGATG ATACAAAGCCTGTGCTTTGTTTCAGGGGAGATGCAGCTCCTATTAGAGCCGTTGCCTGGGCACCATTTGAAGG TGATCCTGAGAGTTTCAATATAATAGTTACTGCTGGACATGAAGGCCTTAAGTTTTGGGACCTGCG TTGCATCATTATGTCCTTTGAAGATGGGACAATGAAAACCATTAGCTTGGTGAAGGTTGCAAATGAATTCCCTGTAAATGGAAAAACATACAATGGGAAAAGACAACCGTGGTTGCACACTTATTCAGTCTCATCATCTGCCATATGGAATGTTCAAGTGTCACGTAACACAG GCATGGTTGCATACTGTGGTGCAGATGGTACTGTCTTCCGTTTTCAG CTTACGACTAAAGCAGTAGAAATAGGTGATTCACACCATACTGTTCCATTCTTCCTCTGTGGGTCAGTAACTGAGGAGGACTCAACTCTTGTGGTCAATAGTTCAGTTTCAACTGGTCCCTTTCCATTAAAGAGGTCCATCGAAAGGGTTCGGCATGCTCAATCTTTTCGAGACTTGCTGAGAAAAAGTGCAACCGGTGAGATGGCGAAGGCTTCGAATCCTGATTCTCATACTTCAG CGCTCTGTGGTGATGACGATTTGGGTATGGCATCAGAATGTGAGGAAGCATTGTCTTCCGTGAAGGAGCCCAAAAGACGAAAACTGACTGGTAGCGACAAGAAAAAACCAGCAGAAAGTAATTCTCTTGTTTACAAAGATGATGCGCCGACAAGTAATCTCGGGGATGATACTGAGAAGGCAGATTTTGGTCATATACCAGAAGTCTTTCCTTCCAAAATGGTAGCTTTGCATAGAGTGAGATGGAACATGAACAAGGGTAGTGAGAGATGGTTGTGCTTTGGTGGAGCCGGTGGAATTGTACGTTGTCAGGAGTTTGTTTACACTGATATTGATCGGAGATGGGCCTTGAAGAGGTGA
- the LOC107639452 gene encoding uncharacterized protein LOC107639452 isoform X2, which produces MEADELCIAELFGLKGKKNTKKNMKTKPKKDGNVPEDSALANSGADSGATATAVSIDNGGGNDVGASNNATNSSGIRVSSFDYSAENFFRYIDDIAALCGEDQNTDFDHSDVQRFSSSLTFLREWRDFRYPPKSIRFGYITERCQSSEEKDAGAITLPQFSSATVPQCDVQSKEHPVDTKLQESRCRDFVMCVGGPVWALDWCPQIDERPDCSAKCEFVAVATHPPGSSYHKMGAPLTGRGVIQIWCLLNIREQDEEKCYSTNKGKRRPKKDKSTKVTRPRGRPRKNPKGKVIDNTNSETPQYVPALDVQFPESSSELPASDGVCWNNEEILPIIDMSRRGHKIIEASTEKSAQIKRPRGRPKKSSKEATVCSSNSENQAVQAHAVQVPEDSAEINFSDAADGNRNESALQQCSVAKQKQTKKAASACSTVLETHVKSSRLKANHRDVGCNEDVALLTQVENDSSQPHGSSAMGNVVAPNSISGNVTMPKLVSCLAHNGKVAWDVKWQPPNMYDPVSKHRMGYLAVLLGNGSLEVWEVPLPRVLREIYKHRDGTDPRFIKLAPVFKCSMLKRGGKQSIPLTVEWSVMPPHDYLLVGCHDGMVALWKFSIKTSSKCDDTKPVLCFRGDAAPIRAVAWAPFEGDPESFNIIVTAGHEGLKFWDLRNPFRPLRSMQPVPRNIYSLDWLPKPSCIIMSFEDGTMKTISLVKVANEFPVNGKTYNGKRQPWLHTYSVSSSAIWNVQVSRNTGMVAYCGADGTVFRFQLTTKAVEIGDSHHTVPFFLCGSVTEEDSTLVVNSSVSTGPFPLKRSIERVRHAQSFRDLLRKSATALCGDDDLGMASECEEALSSVKEPKRRKLTGSDKKKPAESNSLVYKDDAPTSNLGDDTEKADFGHIPEVFPSKMVALHRVRWNMNKGSERWLCFGGAGGIVRCQEFVYTDIDRRWALKR; this is translated from the exons ATGGAAGCAGACGAGCTTTGCATCGCTGAACTTTTTGGCCTCAAAGGAAAGAAGAACACTAAGAAGAACATGAAAACAAAACCAAAGAAGGATGGAAATGTTCCAGAAGATTCTGCACTGGCAAACAGTGGCGCTGATTCTGGTGCTACTGCTACAGCTGTAAGCATTGACAATGGTGGTGGTAACGATGTTGGCGCTAGTAACAATGCTACTAATAGTAGCGGGATTAGGGTTTCTTCATTTGACTATTCTGCTGAGAATTTCTTCAGATACATTGATGACATTGCGGCACTATGCGGGGAAGATCAGAATACTGATTTTGATCACAGTGACGTTCAGAGATTCTCTTCCTCCCTCACATTTTTAAG AGAATGGAGAGATTTTAGGTATCCACCAAAAAGCATTAGGTTTGGTTACATAACTGAGAGATGTCAGAGCTCTGAGGAAAAAGATGCTGGAGCCATAACTTTGCCTCAGTTCTCATCAGCCACTGTTCCCCAG TGTGATGTGCAAAGCAAAGAGCATCCTGTGGATACCAAATTGCAGGAATCCAG ATGCAGAGACTTTGTGATGTGTGTTGGAGGCCCTGTATGGGCGTTAGATTGGTGCCCTCAGATAGATGAAAGGCCTGATTGTTCAGCTAAATGTGAG TTTGTTGCTGTTGCTACTCATCCACCTGGTTCTTCTTACCACAAGATGGGTGCCCCACTGACTGGTAGAGGTGTTATACAAATATGGTGTCTTCTAAATATCCGCGAGCAGGATGAAGAAAAATGTTATTCAACAAATAAGGGGAAAAGAAGACCTAAAAAAGACAAGTCAACAAAGGTGACGAGGCCTAGAGGAAGACCTAGAAAGAATCCCAAAGGAAAAGTAATTGATAACACAAATAGTGAAACCCCGCAGTACGTACCAGCCCTAGATGTTCAGTTTCCAGAAAGTTCTTCTGAGCTTCCTGCTTCAGATGGGGTTTGTTGGAACAATGAAGAAATATTACCTATCATTGACATGAGTAGAAGAGGACATAAAATAATTGAGGCCTCAACTGAAAAATCAGCACAAATAAAGAGGCCTAGAGGAAGGCCTAAAAAGAGTTCAAAAGAAGCTACTGTATGTTCTTCAAATTCTGAGAATCAAGCTGTGCAAGCTCATGCAGTTCAGGTTCCAGAAGATTCAGCAGAAATAAATTTTTCAGATGCAGCTGATGGAAATCGCAATGAATCAGCCTTGCAACAGTGTTCAGTTGCAAAGCAGAAACAAACCAAGAAAGCTGCTTCTGCATGCAGTACTGTCTTAGAAACTCATGTTAAAAGTAGTAGGTTGAAAGCTAACCATAGGGATGTGGGATGCAACGAAGATGTGGCACTATTGACGCAGGTTGAGAATGACTCAAGTCAACCTCATGGCAGCTCTGCAATGGGTAATGTAGTCGCCCCTAATTCTATTTCAGGGAATGTGACTATGCCAAAACTTGTGTCTTGCCTAGCTCATAATGGAAAGGTGGCATGGGATGTGAAATGGCAACCGCCCAACATGTATGACCCAGTAAGCAAACACCGAATGGGCTATCTTGCTGTCTTGTTGGGCAACGGATCTCTAGAAGT GTGGGAGGTTCCTCTTCCTCGTGTGTTGAGGGAGATTTATAAGCATAGGGACGGCACTGATCCTCGTTTTATAAAATTGGCACCTGTATTTAAATGCTCAATGTTGAAGCGTGGTGGAAAACAAAG CATTCCGTTGACAGTGGAGTGGTCGGTCATGCCCCCTCATGACTATTTACTTGTGGGCTGCCATGATGGAATG GTTGCTTTGTGGAAATTCTCTATAAAGACTTCATCTAAATGTGATG ATACAAAGCCTGTGCTTTGTTTCAGGGGAGATGCAGCTCCTATTAGAGCCGTTGCCTGGGCACCATTTGAAGG TGATCCTGAGAGTTTCAATATAATAGTTACTGCTGGACATGAAGGCCTTAAGTTTTGGGACCTGCG TAATCCATTTCGTCCTTTGAGGAGTATGCAACCTGTGCCAAGAAACATATATAGTCTGGATTGGTTGCCAAAGCCAAG TTGCATCATTATGTCCTTTGAAGATGGGACAATGAAAACCATTAGCTTGGTGAAGGTTGCAAATGAATTCCCTGTAAATGGAAAAACATACAATGGGAAAAGACAACCGTGGTTGCACACTTATTCAGTCTCATCATCTGCCATATGGAATGTTCAAGTGTCACGTAACACAG GCATGGTTGCATACTGTGGTGCAGATGGTACTGTCTTCCGTTTTCAG CTTACGACTAAAGCAGTAGAAATAGGTGATTCACACCATACTGTTCCATTCTTCCTCTGTGGGTCAGTAACTGAGGAGGACTCAACTCTTGTGGTCAATAGTTCAGTTTCAACTGGTCCCTTTCCATTAAAGAGGTCCATCGAAAGGGTTCGGCATGCTCAATCTTTTCGAGACTTGCTGAGAAAAAGTGCAACCG CGCTCTGTGGTGATGACGATTTGGGTATGGCATCAGAATGTGAGGAAGCATTGTCTTCCGTGAAGGAGCCCAAAAGACGAAAACTGACTGGTAGCGACAAGAAAAAACCAGCAGAAAGTAATTCTCTTGTTTACAAAGATGATGCGCCGACAAGTAATCTCGGGGATGATACTGAGAAGGCAGATTTTGGTCATATACCAGAAGTCTTTCCTTCCAAAATGGTAGCTTTGCATAGAGTGAGATGGAACATGAACAAGGGTAGTGAGAGATGGTTGTGCTTTGGTGGAGCCGGTGGAATTGTACGTTGTCAGGAGTTTGTTTACACTGATATTGATCGGAGATGGGCCTTGAAGAGGTGA
- the LOC107639452 gene encoding uncharacterized protein LOC107639452 isoform X1 → MEADELCIAELFGLKGKKNTKKNMKTKPKKDGNVPEDSALANSGADSGATATAVSIDNGGGNDVGASNNATNSSGIRVSSFDYSAENFFRYIDDIAALCGEDQNTDFDHSDVQRFSSSLTFLREWRDFRYPPKSIRFGYITERCQSSEEKDAGAITLPQFSSATVPQCDVQSKEHPVDTKLQESRCRDFVMCVGGPVWALDWCPQIDERPDCSAKCEFVAVATHPPGSSYHKMGAPLTGRGVIQIWCLLNIREQDEEKCYSTNKGKRRPKKDKSTKVTRPRGRPRKNPKGKVIDNTNSETPQYVPALDVQFPESSSELPASDGVCWNNEEILPIIDMSRRGHKIIEASTEKSAQIKRPRGRPKKSSKEATVCSSNSENQAVQAHAVQVPEDSAEINFSDAADGNRNESALQQCSVAKQKQTKKAASACSTVLETHVKSSRLKANHRDVGCNEDVALLTQVENDSSQPHGSSAMGNVVAPNSISGNVTMPKLVSCLAHNGKVAWDVKWQPPNMYDPVSKHRMGYLAVLLGNGSLEVWEVPLPRVLREIYKHRDGTDPRFIKLAPVFKCSMLKRGGKQSIPLTVEWSVMPPHDYLLVGCHDGMVALWKFSIKTSSKCDDTKPVLCFRGDAAPIRAVAWAPFEGDPESFNIIVTAGHEGLKFWDLRNPFRPLRSMQPVPRNIYSLDWLPKPSCIIMSFEDGTMKTISLVKVANEFPVNGKTYNGKRQPWLHTYSVSSSAIWNVQVSRNTGMVAYCGADGTVFRFQLTTKAVEIGDSHHTVPFFLCGSVTEEDSTLVVNSSVSTGPFPLKRSIERVRHAQSFRDLLRKSATGEMAKASNPDSHTSALCGDDDLGMASECEEALSSVKEPKRRKLTGSDKKKPAESNSLVYKDDAPTSNLGDDTEKADFGHIPEVFPSKMVALHRVRWNMNKGSERWLCFGGAGGIVRCQEFVYTDIDRRWALKR, encoded by the exons ATGGAAGCAGACGAGCTTTGCATCGCTGAACTTTTTGGCCTCAAAGGAAAGAAGAACACTAAGAAGAACATGAAAACAAAACCAAAGAAGGATGGAAATGTTCCAGAAGATTCTGCACTGGCAAACAGTGGCGCTGATTCTGGTGCTACTGCTACAGCTGTAAGCATTGACAATGGTGGTGGTAACGATGTTGGCGCTAGTAACAATGCTACTAATAGTAGCGGGATTAGGGTTTCTTCATTTGACTATTCTGCTGAGAATTTCTTCAGATACATTGATGACATTGCGGCACTATGCGGGGAAGATCAGAATACTGATTTTGATCACAGTGACGTTCAGAGATTCTCTTCCTCCCTCACATTTTTAAG AGAATGGAGAGATTTTAGGTATCCACCAAAAAGCATTAGGTTTGGTTACATAACTGAGAGATGTCAGAGCTCTGAGGAAAAAGATGCTGGAGCCATAACTTTGCCTCAGTTCTCATCAGCCACTGTTCCCCAG TGTGATGTGCAAAGCAAAGAGCATCCTGTGGATACCAAATTGCAGGAATCCAG ATGCAGAGACTTTGTGATGTGTGTTGGAGGCCCTGTATGGGCGTTAGATTGGTGCCCTCAGATAGATGAAAGGCCTGATTGTTCAGCTAAATGTGAG TTTGTTGCTGTTGCTACTCATCCACCTGGTTCTTCTTACCACAAGATGGGTGCCCCACTGACTGGTAGAGGTGTTATACAAATATGGTGTCTTCTAAATATCCGCGAGCAGGATGAAGAAAAATGTTATTCAACAAATAAGGGGAAAAGAAGACCTAAAAAAGACAAGTCAACAAAGGTGACGAGGCCTAGAGGAAGACCTAGAAAGAATCCCAAAGGAAAAGTAATTGATAACACAAATAGTGAAACCCCGCAGTACGTACCAGCCCTAGATGTTCAGTTTCCAGAAAGTTCTTCTGAGCTTCCTGCTTCAGATGGGGTTTGTTGGAACAATGAAGAAATATTACCTATCATTGACATGAGTAGAAGAGGACATAAAATAATTGAGGCCTCAACTGAAAAATCAGCACAAATAAAGAGGCCTAGAGGAAGGCCTAAAAAGAGTTCAAAAGAAGCTACTGTATGTTCTTCAAATTCTGAGAATCAAGCTGTGCAAGCTCATGCAGTTCAGGTTCCAGAAGATTCAGCAGAAATAAATTTTTCAGATGCAGCTGATGGAAATCGCAATGAATCAGCCTTGCAACAGTGTTCAGTTGCAAAGCAGAAACAAACCAAGAAAGCTGCTTCTGCATGCAGTACTGTCTTAGAAACTCATGTTAAAAGTAGTAGGTTGAAAGCTAACCATAGGGATGTGGGATGCAACGAAGATGTGGCACTATTGACGCAGGTTGAGAATGACTCAAGTCAACCTCATGGCAGCTCTGCAATGGGTAATGTAGTCGCCCCTAATTCTATTTCAGGGAATGTGACTATGCCAAAACTTGTGTCTTGCCTAGCTCATAATGGAAAGGTGGCATGGGATGTGAAATGGCAACCGCCCAACATGTATGACCCAGTAAGCAAACACCGAATGGGCTATCTTGCTGTCTTGTTGGGCAACGGATCTCTAGAAGT GTGGGAGGTTCCTCTTCCTCGTGTGTTGAGGGAGATTTATAAGCATAGGGACGGCACTGATCCTCGTTTTATAAAATTGGCACCTGTATTTAAATGCTCAATGTTGAAGCGTGGTGGAAAACAAAG CATTCCGTTGACAGTGGAGTGGTCGGTCATGCCCCCTCATGACTATTTACTTGTGGGCTGCCATGATGGAATG GTTGCTTTGTGGAAATTCTCTATAAAGACTTCATCTAAATGTGATG ATACAAAGCCTGTGCTTTGTTTCAGGGGAGATGCAGCTCCTATTAGAGCCGTTGCCTGGGCACCATTTGAAGG TGATCCTGAGAGTTTCAATATAATAGTTACTGCTGGACATGAAGGCCTTAAGTTTTGGGACCTGCG TAATCCATTTCGTCCTTTGAGGAGTATGCAACCTGTGCCAAGAAACATATATAGTCTGGATTGGTTGCCAAAGCCAAG TTGCATCATTATGTCCTTTGAAGATGGGACAATGAAAACCATTAGCTTGGTGAAGGTTGCAAATGAATTCCCTGTAAATGGAAAAACATACAATGGGAAAAGACAACCGTGGTTGCACACTTATTCAGTCTCATCATCTGCCATATGGAATGTTCAAGTGTCACGTAACACAG GCATGGTTGCATACTGTGGTGCAGATGGTACTGTCTTCCGTTTTCAG CTTACGACTAAAGCAGTAGAAATAGGTGATTCACACCATACTGTTCCATTCTTCCTCTGTGGGTCAGTAACTGAGGAGGACTCAACTCTTGTGGTCAATAGTTCAGTTTCAACTGGTCCCTTTCCATTAAAGAGGTCCATCGAAAGGGTTCGGCATGCTCAATCTTTTCGAGACTTGCTGAGAAAAAGTGCAACCGGTGAGATGGCGAAGGCTTCGAATCCTGATTCTCATACTTCAG CGCTCTGTGGTGATGACGATTTGGGTATGGCATCAGAATGTGAGGAAGCATTGTCTTCCGTGAAGGAGCCCAAAAGACGAAAACTGACTGGTAGCGACAAGAAAAAACCAGCAGAAAGTAATTCTCTTGTTTACAAAGATGATGCGCCGACAAGTAATCTCGGGGATGATACTGAGAAGGCAGATTTTGGTCATATACCAGAAGTCTTTCCTTCCAAAATGGTAGCTTTGCATAGAGTGAGATGGAACATGAACAAGGGTAGTGAGAGATGGTTGTGCTTTGGTGGAGCCGGTGGAATTGTACGTTGTCAGGAGTTTGTTTACACTGATATTGATCGGAGATGGGCCTTGAAGAGGTGA